A region of Vitis riparia cultivar Riparia Gloire de Montpellier isolate 1030 chromosome 1, EGFV_Vit.rip_1.0, whole genome shotgun sequence DNA encodes the following proteins:
- the LOC117919487 gene encoding ankyrin repeat-containing protein NPR4-like isoform X1, which yields MARVMGKEEVRIDISSLAQDGHEIETGTSPEQMPPVDLLSGDRDLYLAVCIPLYRAAMKGDWKTAKGIFEMFPAAVRLTITPGGDTTLHIAAAAKHVYFVEEMVKIMEPKDLELKNQYSNTAFWFAAAAGIVGIAKAMVKKNEILPMIRAYDEMTPLHVAALLGHSEMVWYLYNKTDHEQLTVSDWVKLLNACISTDLYDVALDISSHHPTLAVERDGNGETALHLLARKPSAFSGGDQLHIWNTVINSISCKRVEDKKNLRQNKSLKLVKHLWQQVIVQPHSEILDLIRSPSPLLLVAAELGNTVFLKELIAIYPDLIWEVDDHNRSIFHIAVLHRQENIFNLIYEIGSMKDLIVPNKDENENNILHLAGRLAPPRQRNIVVGAALQMQRELLWFREVEKMVLPSFRERKNRDGETPWDLFTKEHKDLMKEGEKWMRGTAAQSMLVATLIATVVFAAALTVPGGSNQDTGIPVLLRKKPFIIFAVADAIALFTSLTSILVFLSIVLTSRYADDDFLELLPSRLMFGLLTLFISIISMMVTFTATFFLLFSHGVTWAPILVAVFAFLLVTLYFSMQCRLWAHIIRATYCSRLIFRPRKHMLY from the exons ATGGCACGTGTGATGGGCAAAGAAGAGGTAAGAATAGATATCAGCTCGCTAGCACAAGATGGACATGAAATTGAGACTGGGACTTCACCTGAACAGATGCCACCTGTAGATCTACTTTCTG GAGATAGAGACCTCTACCTCGCTGTATGCATACCTCTTTATCGTGCCGCCATGAAAGGTGACTGGAAAACTGCTAAAGGTATTTTTGAAATGTTTCCTGCAGCAGTGCGCTTGACCATCACACCAGGAGGGGACACAACCCTTCATATTGCTGCTGCAGCAAAGCATGTCTACTTTGTTGAGGAGATGGTGAAAATTATGGAACCAAAAGACTTAGAACTTAAGAACCAATATTCGAATACTGCTTTTTGGTTTGCTGCTGCAGCAGGAATAGTGGGAATTGCAAAGGCTATggtgaaaaagaatgaaatccTTCCAATGATCCGAGCTTATGATGAAATGACACCACTCCATGTGGCTGCTCTATTAGGACATAGTGAGATGGTGTGGTATCTCTACAACAAGACTGATCATGAACAATTAACTGTTAGCGATTGGGTTAAGCTGCTTAATGCATGCATCAGTACTGATCTGTATG ATGTAGCCTTGGACATATCGAGCCATCACCCAACATTGGCTGTAGAAAGAGATGGGAATGGTGAAACTGCATTGCATCTCCTGGCTCGGAAGCCTTCTGCATTCTCGGGGGGAGATCAGCTTCATATATGGAACACTGTCATTAATTCAA TATCATGTAAAAGAGTGGAAGACAAGAAAAATTTGAGGCAAAACAAATCTCTTAAACTAGTCAAACACCTTTGGCAGCAGGTTATAGTACAACCGCACTCCGAGATTTTAGATCTGATCAGATCTCCTTCTCCACTGCTCCTTGTTGCAGCAGAATTAGGAAACACTGTGTTCTTAAAAGAGCTTATTGCCATATATCCTGATCTCATATGGGAAGTAGACGATCACAATAGGTCTATATTTCATATTGCAGTTTTACATCGCCAGGAGAATATCTTCAATCTTATATATGAGATAGGTTCAATGAAGGATTTGATTGTGCCAAATAAAGATGAGAATGAAAACAACATCTTGCATTTGGCTGGAAGATTGGCACCCCCACGTCAACGCAATATTGTCGTAGGTGCAGCTCTTCAAATGCAACGAGAGCTATTATGGTTTAGG GAGGTGGAAAAGATGGTGCTACCTTCATTcagagaaaggaaaaacagagatgGTGAAACACCCTGGGATTTGTTCACTAAGGAGCACAAAGATTTAATGAAGGAGGGGGAGAAGTGGATGAGAGGAACAGCTGCTCAGTCTATGCTTGTTGCAACCCTCATAGCCACTGTTGTGTTTGCTGCAGCCCTCACTGTACCAGGCGGTAGCAATCAAGATACTGGCATTCCTGTTTTGTTGAGAAAGAAACCCTTCATAATTTTTGCAGTAGCGGATGCAATAGCGTTATTCACCTCTTTGACTTCAATACTAGTGTTCTTATCTATTGTCCTAACTTCACGCTATGCAGACGACGATTTTCTCGAGTTATTACCTTCCAGGTTGATGTTTGGACTCTTAACACTCTTCATTTCAATTATATCGATGATGGTAACTTTTACCGCGAccttttttctacttttcagTCATGGAGTCACATGGGCCCCTATTCTTGTTGCTGTATTTGCTTTTTTGCTGGTCACACTTTATTTTTCAATGCAATGCCGCCTTTGGGCACATATAATTCGCGCTACATATTGCTCTAGGCTTATCTTTAGACCCAGGAAGCATATGCTTTACTAG
- the LOC117919487 gene encoding ankyrin repeat-containing protein At5g02620-like isoform X2, whose protein sequence is MARVMGKEEVRIDISSLAQDGHEIETGTSPEQMPPVDLLSGDRDLYLAVCIPLYRAAMKGDWKTAKGIFEMFPAAVRLTITPGGDTTLHIAAAAKHVYFVEEMVKIMEPKDLELKNQYSNTAFWFAAAAGIVGIAKAMVKKNEILPMIRAYDEMTPLHVAALLGHSEMVWYLYNKTDHEQLTVSDWVKLLNACISTDLYDVALDISSHHPTLAVERDGNGETALHLLARKPSAFSGGDQLHIWNTVINSISCKRVEDKKNLRQNKSLKLVKHLWQQVIVQPHSEILDLIRSPSPLLLVAAELGNTVFLKELIAIYPDLIWEVDDHNRSIFHIAVLHRQENIFNLIYEIGSMKDLIVPNKDENENNILHLAGRLAPPRQRNIVVGAALQMQRELLWFRVEKMVLPSFRERKNRDGETPWDLFTKEHKDLMKEGEKWMRGTAAQSMLVATLIATVVFAAALTVPGGSNQDTGIPVLLRKKPFIIFAVADAIALFTSLTSILVFLSIVLTSRYADDDFLELLPSRLMFGLLTLFISIISMMVTFTATFFLLFSHGVTWAPILVAVFAFLLVTLYFSMQCRLWAHIIRATYCSRLIFRPRKHMLY, encoded by the exons ATGGCACGTGTGATGGGCAAAGAAGAGGTAAGAATAGATATCAGCTCGCTAGCACAAGATGGACATGAAATTGAGACTGGGACTTCACCTGAACAGATGCCACCTGTAGATCTACTTTCTG GAGATAGAGACCTCTACCTCGCTGTATGCATACCTCTTTATCGTGCCGCCATGAAAGGTGACTGGAAAACTGCTAAAGGTATTTTTGAAATGTTTCCTGCAGCAGTGCGCTTGACCATCACACCAGGAGGGGACACAACCCTTCATATTGCTGCTGCAGCAAAGCATGTCTACTTTGTTGAGGAGATGGTGAAAATTATGGAACCAAAAGACTTAGAACTTAAGAACCAATATTCGAATACTGCTTTTTGGTTTGCTGCTGCAGCAGGAATAGTGGGAATTGCAAAGGCTATggtgaaaaagaatgaaatccTTCCAATGATCCGAGCTTATGATGAAATGACACCACTCCATGTGGCTGCTCTATTAGGACATAGTGAGATGGTGTGGTATCTCTACAACAAGACTGATCATGAACAATTAACTGTTAGCGATTGGGTTAAGCTGCTTAATGCATGCATCAGTACTGATCTGTATG ATGTAGCCTTGGACATATCGAGCCATCACCCAACATTGGCTGTAGAAAGAGATGGGAATGGTGAAACTGCATTGCATCTCCTGGCTCGGAAGCCTTCTGCATTCTCGGGGGGAGATCAGCTTCATATATGGAACACTGTCATTAATTCAA TATCATGTAAAAGAGTGGAAGACAAGAAAAATTTGAGGCAAAACAAATCTCTTAAACTAGTCAAACACCTTTGGCAGCAGGTTATAGTACAACCGCACTCCGAGATTTTAGATCTGATCAGATCTCCTTCTCCACTGCTCCTTGTTGCAGCAGAATTAGGAAACACTGTGTTCTTAAAAGAGCTTATTGCCATATATCCTGATCTCATATGGGAAGTAGACGATCACAATAGGTCTATATTTCATATTGCAGTTTTACATCGCCAGGAGAATATCTTCAATCTTATATATGAGATAGGTTCAATGAAGGATTTGATTGTGCCAAATAAAGATGAGAATGAAAACAACATCTTGCATTTGGCTGGAAGATTGGCACCCCCACGTCAACGCAATATTGTCGTAGGTGCAGCTCTTCAAATGCAACGAGAGCTATTATGGTTTAGG GTGGAAAAGATGGTGCTACCTTCATTcagagaaaggaaaaacagagatgGTGAAACACCCTGGGATTTGTTCACTAAGGAGCACAAAGATTTAATGAAGGAGGGGGAGAAGTGGATGAGAGGAACAGCTGCTCAGTCTATGCTTGTTGCAACCCTCATAGCCACTGTTGTGTTTGCTGCAGCCCTCACTGTACCAGGCGGTAGCAATCAAGATACTGGCATTCCTGTTTTGTTGAGAAAGAAACCCTTCATAATTTTTGCAGTAGCGGATGCAATAGCGTTATTCACCTCTTTGACTTCAATACTAGTGTTCTTATCTATTGTCCTAACTTCACGCTATGCAGACGACGATTTTCTCGAGTTATTACCTTCCAGGTTGATGTTTGGACTCTTAACACTCTTCATTTCAATTATATCGATGATGGTAACTTTTACCGCGAccttttttctacttttcagTCATGGAGTCACATGGGCCCCTATTCTTGTTGCTGTATTTGCTTTTTTGCTGGTCACACTTTATTTTTCAATGCAATGCCGCCTTTGGGCACATATAATTCGCGCTACATATTGCTCTAGGCTTATCTTTAGACCCAGGAAGCATATGCTTTACTAG
- the LOC117919487 gene encoding ankyrin repeat-containing protein At5g02620-like isoform X3 encodes MARVMGKEEVRIDISSLAQDGHEIETGTSPEQMPPVDLLSGDRDLYLAVCIPLYRAAMKGDWKTAKGIFEMFPAAVRLTITPGGDTTLHIAAAAKHVYFVEEMVKIMEPKDLELKNQYSNTAFWFAAAAGIVGIAKAMVKKNEILPMIRAYDEMTPLHVAALLGHSEMVWYLYNKTDHEQLTVSDWVKLLNACISTDLYDVALDISSHHPTLAVERDGNGETALHLLARKPSAFSGGDQLHIWNTVINSISCKRVEDKKNLRQNKSLKLVKHLWQQVIVQPHSEILDLIRSPSPLLLVAAELGNTVFLKELIAIYPDLIWEVDDHNRSIFHIAVLHRQENIFNLIYEIGSMKDLIVPNKDENENNILHLAGRLAPPRQRNIVVGAALQMQRELLWFREVEKMVLPSFRERKNRDGETPWDLFTKEHKDLMKEGEKWMRGTAAQSMLVATLIATVVFAAALTVPGGSNQDTGIPVLLRKKPFIIFAVADAIALFTSLTSILVFLSIVLTSRYADDDFLELLPSSHGVTWAPILVAVFAFLLVTLYFSMQCRLWAHIIRATYCSRLIFRPRKHMLY; translated from the exons ATGGCACGTGTGATGGGCAAAGAAGAGGTAAGAATAGATATCAGCTCGCTAGCACAAGATGGACATGAAATTGAGACTGGGACTTCACCTGAACAGATGCCACCTGTAGATCTACTTTCTG GAGATAGAGACCTCTACCTCGCTGTATGCATACCTCTTTATCGTGCCGCCATGAAAGGTGACTGGAAAACTGCTAAAGGTATTTTTGAAATGTTTCCTGCAGCAGTGCGCTTGACCATCACACCAGGAGGGGACACAACCCTTCATATTGCTGCTGCAGCAAAGCATGTCTACTTTGTTGAGGAGATGGTGAAAATTATGGAACCAAAAGACTTAGAACTTAAGAACCAATATTCGAATACTGCTTTTTGGTTTGCTGCTGCAGCAGGAATAGTGGGAATTGCAAAGGCTATggtgaaaaagaatgaaatccTTCCAATGATCCGAGCTTATGATGAAATGACACCACTCCATGTGGCTGCTCTATTAGGACATAGTGAGATGGTGTGGTATCTCTACAACAAGACTGATCATGAACAATTAACTGTTAGCGATTGGGTTAAGCTGCTTAATGCATGCATCAGTACTGATCTGTATG ATGTAGCCTTGGACATATCGAGCCATCACCCAACATTGGCTGTAGAAAGAGATGGGAATGGTGAAACTGCATTGCATCTCCTGGCTCGGAAGCCTTCTGCATTCTCGGGGGGAGATCAGCTTCATATATGGAACACTGTCATTAATTCAA TATCATGTAAAAGAGTGGAAGACAAGAAAAATTTGAGGCAAAACAAATCTCTTAAACTAGTCAAACACCTTTGGCAGCAGGTTATAGTACAACCGCACTCCGAGATTTTAGATCTGATCAGATCTCCTTCTCCACTGCTCCTTGTTGCAGCAGAATTAGGAAACACTGTGTTCTTAAAAGAGCTTATTGCCATATATCCTGATCTCATATGGGAAGTAGACGATCACAATAGGTCTATATTTCATATTGCAGTTTTACATCGCCAGGAGAATATCTTCAATCTTATATATGAGATAGGTTCAATGAAGGATTTGATTGTGCCAAATAAAGATGAGAATGAAAACAACATCTTGCATTTGGCTGGAAGATTGGCACCCCCACGTCAACGCAATATTGTCGTAGGTGCAGCTCTTCAAATGCAACGAGAGCTATTATGGTTTAGG GAGGTGGAAAAGATGGTGCTACCTTCATTcagagaaaggaaaaacagagatgGTGAAACACCCTGGGATTTGTTCACTAAGGAGCACAAAGATTTAATGAAGGAGGGGGAGAAGTGGATGAGAGGAACAGCTGCTCAGTCTATGCTTGTTGCAACCCTCATAGCCACTGTTGTGTTTGCTGCAGCCCTCACTGTACCAGGCGGTAGCAATCAAGATACTGGCATTCCTGTTTTGTTGAGAAAGAAACCCTTCATAATTTTTGCAGTAGCGGATGCAATAGCGTTATTCACCTCTTTGACTTCAATACTAGTGTTCTTATCTATTGTCCTAACTTCACGCTATGCAGACGACGATTTTCTCGAGTTATTACCTTCCAG TCATGGAGTCACATGGGCCCCTATTCTTGTTGCTGTATTTGCTTTTTTGCTGGTCACACTTTATTTTTCAATGCAATGCCGCCTTTGGGCACATATAATTCGCGCTACATATTGCTCTAGGCTTATCTTTAGACCCAGGAAGCATATGCTTTACTAG
- the LOC117919487 gene encoding ankyrin repeat-containing protein NPR4-like isoform X4, producing the protein MARVMGKEEVRIDISSLAQDGHEIETGTSPEQMPPVDLLSAVRLTITPGGDTTLHIAAAAKHVYFVEEMVKIMEPKDLELKNQYSNTAFWFAAAAGIVGIAKAMVKKNEILPMIRAYDEMTPLHVAALLGHSEMVWYLYNKTDHEQLTVSDWVKLLNACISTDLYDVALDISSHHPTLAVERDGNGETALHLLARKPSAFSGGDQLHIWNTVINSISCKRVEDKKNLRQNKSLKLVKHLWQQVIVQPHSEILDLIRSPSPLLLVAAELGNTVFLKELIAIYPDLIWEVDDHNRSIFHIAVLHRQENIFNLIYEIGSMKDLIVPNKDENENNILHLAGRLAPPRQRNIVVGAALQMQRELLWFREVEKMVLPSFRERKNRDGETPWDLFTKEHKDLMKEGEKWMRGTAAQSMLVATLIATVVFAAALTVPGGSNQDTGIPVLLRKKPFIIFAVADAIALFTSLTSILVFLSIVLTSRYADDDFLELLPSRLMFGLLTLFISIISMMVTFTATFFLLFSHGVTWAPILVAVFAFLLVTLYFSMQCRLWAHIIRATYCSRLIFRPRKHMLY; encoded by the exons ATGGCACGTGTGATGGGCAAAGAAGAGGTAAGAATAGATATCAGCTCGCTAGCACAAGATGGACATGAAATTGAGACTGGGACTTCACCTGAACAGATGCCACCTGTAGATCTACTTTCTG CAGTGCGCTTGACCATCACACCAGGAGGGGACACAACCCTTCATATTGCTGCTGCAGCAAAGCATGTCTACTTTGTTGAGGAGATGGTGAAAATTATGGAACCAAAAGACTTAGAACTTAAGAACCAATATTCGAATACTGCTTTTTGGTTTGCTGCTGCAGCAGGAATAGTGGGAATTGCAAAGGCTATggtgaaaaagaatgaaatccTTCCAATGATCCGAGCTTATGATGAAATGACACCACTCCATGTGGCTGCTCTATTAGGACATAGTGAGATGGTGTGGTATCTCTACAACAAGACTGATCATGAACAATTAACTGTTAGCGATTGGGTTAAGCTGCTTAATGCATGCATCAGTACTGATCTGTATG ATGTAGCCTTGGACATATCGAGCCATCACCCAACATTGGCTGTAGAAAGAGATGGGAATGGTGAAACTGCATTGCATCTCCTGGCTCGGAAGCCTTCTGCATTCTCGGGGGGAGATCAGCTTCATATATGGAACACTGTCATTAATTCAA TATCATGTAAAAGAGTGGAAGACAAGAAAAATTTGAGGCAAAACAAATCTCTTAAACTAGTCAAACACCTTTGGCAGCAGGTTATAGTACAACCGCACTCCGAGATTTTAGATCTGATCAGATCTCCTTCTCCACTGCTCCTTGTTGCAGCAGAATTAGGAAACACTGTGTTCTTAAAAGAGCTTATTGCCATATATCCTGATCTCATATGGGAAGTAGACGATCACAATAGGTCTATATTTCATATTGCAGTTTTACATCGCCAGGAGAATATCTTCAATCTTATATATGAGATAGGTTCAATGAAGGATTTGATTGTGCCAAATAAAGATGAGAATGAAAACAACATCTTGCATTTGGCTGGAAGATTGGCACCCCCACGTCAACGCAATATTGTCGTAGGTGCAGCTCTTCAAATGCAACGAGAGCTATTATGGTTTAGG GAGGTGGAAAAGATGGTGCTACCTTCATTcagagaaaggaaaaacagagatgGTGAAACACCCTGGGATTTGTTCACTAAGGAGCACAAAGATTTAATGAAGGAGGGGGAGAAGTGGATGAGAGGAACAGCTGCTCAGTCTATGCTTGTTGCAACCCTCATAGCCACTGTTGTGTTTGCTGCAGCCCTCACTGTACCAGGCGGTAGCAATCAAGATACTGGCATTCCTGTTTTGTTGAGAAAGAAACCCTTCATAATTTTTGCAGTAGCGGATGCAATAGCGTTATTCACCTCTTTGACTTCAATACTAGTGTTCTTATCTATTGTCCTAACTTCACGCTATGCAGACGACGATTTTCTCGAGTTATTACCTTCCAGGTTGATGTTTGGACTCTTAACACTCTTCATTTCAATTATATCGATGATGGTAACTTTTACCGCGAccttttttctacttttcagTCATGGAGTCACATGGGCCCCTATTCTTGTTGCTGTATTTGCTTTTTTGCTGGTCACACTTTATTTTTCAATGCAATGCCGCCTTTGGGCACATATAATTCGCGCTACATATTGCTCTAGGCTTATCTTTAGACCCAGGAAGCATATGCTTTACTAG